A genomic region of Helicobacter sp. 12S02232-10 contains the following coding sequences:
- a CDS encoding inositol monophosphatase family protein encodes MSDFIEASIQASRQIIEILSQRKLEYMQEHQIGAGGDVSLGADLISEEIFTKHLLPIANIDSEESGYIQGNGKNVVVLDPLDGSDNYISNIPYYGASVALCDESGQTKEAIIINFCSQTAYFDLGEGIRFVKLSDCLTTPIPQSSLPAKCGIFEKAYSNPDLATKLFEQKIKFRSLGASAISLAYAHYANFMLFGGKIRKYDSKAGLFLCRHLWIKSSEHFLLVSRNKQIFDMILKIAKKD; translated from the coding sequence TTGAGCGATTTTATAGAAGCGTCGATTCAGGCTAGCCGACAAATCATCGAAATTTTATCACAACGAAAACTTGAATATATGCAAGAACATCAAATTGGAGCGGGTGGAGATGTTAGTCTGGGAGCGGATTTAATCAGTGAAGAAATTTTTACCAAGCATTTGCTACCCATAGCCAATATTGATTCTGAAGAATCAGGCTATATTCAGGGAAATGGGAAAAATGTCGTTGTTTTAGATCCCCTAGATGGAAGCGACAATTATATCTCAAATATTCCTTATTATGGTGCTTCAGTGGCTTTATGCGATGAAAGCGGACAAACCAAAGAGGCAATCATTATTAATTTTTGTTCCCAAACTGCTTATTTTGATCTTGGAGAGGGGATAAGATTTGTAAAGCTTTCTGATTGCCTCACAACACCAATCCCCCAAAGCAGTCTCCCTGCAAAATGCGGAATTTTTGAAAAAGCCTACTCAAACCCCGATCTTGCCACTAAACTTTTTGAACAAAAAATAAAATTTCGTTCGCTCGGAGCTAGTGCAATTTCGCTTGCTTACGCCCACTACGCCAATTTTATGCTTTTTGGAGGAAAAATAAGAAAATACGATTCCAAAGCTGGGCTATTTCTATGTAGGCATTTATGGATAAAAAGCTCTGAACACTTTTTACTCGTAAGCAGAAATAAGCAAATCTTTGATATGATTTTAAAAATTGCAAAAAAGGACTAG
- the accD gene encoding acetyl-CoA carboxylase, carboxyltransferase subunit beta, with product MGFADFLKNLKKDESKSTQKDASSHWIKCPKCSALMYYKEVFSQSHICPKCNYHFRISANDRIALLCDEGSFIEYDKTLKPIDPLNFVDKESYKQRIKKYEAKTGRPSSVICGEATINHIPLQIAVFDFAFMGGSLGSVEGEKIVRSINRALTKKQALLIVSTSGGARMQESTYSLMQMAKTSAALSKLTEAKLPFISLLTDPTFGGVSASFAFLGDLIIAEPGAMIGFAGARVIKQTIGADLPEGFQTAEFLLEHGLIDMVVHRKELKKTLSDLILMLNPHYEMQPILDH from the coding sequence ATGGGGTTTGCGGATTTTTTAAAAAATCTTAAAAAAGATGAAAGTAAATCAACGCAAAAAGATGCCTCTAGCCACTGGATAAAGTGTCCGAAATGTTCGGCTTTGATGTACTACAAGGAAGTTTTTTCCCAATCTCACATCTGCCCCAAATGCAACTATCACTTCAGAATATCTGCAAATGATCGCATTGCTCTTTTGTGTGATGAAGGAAGTTTTATAGAATATGACAAAACTCTTAAGCCCATTGACCCGCTGAATTTTGTCGATAAAGAAAGTTATAAACAAAGAATTAAAAAATATGAGGCAAAAACAGGACGCCCAAGTTCTGTAATATGTGGAGAAGCAACCATCAATCATATTCCACTTCAAATCGCAGTTTTTGATTTCGCCTTTATGGGGGGAAGTCTAGGATCTGTAGAGGGGGAGAAAATTGTACGTTCTATCAACCGAGCTTTGACAAAAAAACAAGCTTTACTGATCGTTTCTACAAGTGGTGGAGCAAGAATGCAAGAATCGACTTATTCTTTAATGCAAATGGCAAAAACTAGTGCCGCATTGAGCAAACTTACTGAAGCCAAACTACCTTTTATTTCCTTGCTGACAGATCCGACCTTTGGGGGAGTAAGTGCTTCTTTTGCATTTTTAGGTGATCTCATCATTGCAGAACCTGGAGCAATGATTGGCTTTGCAGGGGCTAGAGTCATCAAACAAACCATCGGTGCAGACTTACCCGAAGGTTTCCAAACGGCTGAATTTTTACTTGAACACGGTCTTATTGATATGGTCGTCCATCGAAAAGAGCTTAAAAAAACTTTAAGCGATTTAATCCTTATGCTCAACCCTCACTATGAAATGCAACCTATACTCGATCACTAA
- the rlmH gene encoding 23S rRNA (pseudouridine(1915)-N(3))-methyltransferase RlmH, giving the protein MKCNLYSITKTNQELNLFVQHYQKQCKQFGVNLIVQDIMNAEISNAQKISEKNAKQSYTKAFQPFMTEGKNIALHPRGKILDSIEFSALFENQSKINFFIGGAYGFEEDFLKKCFPVSLSLLTFSHKIVKIILCEQIYRAFSIINCHPYHK; this is encoded by the coding sequence ATGAAATGCAACCTATACTCGATCACTAAAACAAACCAAGAACTCAATCTTTTTGTACAGCACTACCAAAAGCAATGCAAACAATTTGGAGTAAATTTGATCGTTCAAGATATTATGAATGCCGAAATATCCAATGCCCAAAAAATTTCAGAAAAAAATGCCAAACAATCTTACACAAAAGCCTTTCAACCCTTTATGACAGAAGGTAAAAACATTGCTTTACATCCAAGAGGAAAAATACTTGACAGCATTGAATTCAGTGCTTTGTTTGAGAACCAAAGCAAAATCAATTTTTTTATCGGCGGAGCCTATGGATTTGAAGAAGATTTTCTAAAAAAATGCTTTCCTGTCAGCCTAAGCCTCCTAACTTTCAGCCATAAAATTGTAAAAATTATCTTATGTGAGCAAATCTATCGAGCTTTCAGCATCATAAACTGCCATCCATATCATAAATAA
- the dksA gene encoding RNA polymerase-binding protein DksA, with amino-acid sequence MDNKNLKFFERMLKERLEEITSNINLRNTNLIELYAANLKDQSDIVSANLQGELDFLMIQKHGLELKDIMHSLQKIKNKSYGICEMCDDEIDIQRLKVKPHAKYCINCRELHEKSKNRGER; translated from the coding sequence TTGGACAATAAAAATCTCAAATTTTTTGAACGTATGCTAAAAGAAAGGCTTGAGGAGATAACTTCTAATATTAATCTGAGAAATACCAATTTAATAGAGTTATACGCTGCAAATTTAAAAGATCAGAGTGATATTGTCTCTGCAAATCTTCAAGGTGAGCTTGATTTTTTGATGATACAAAAACACGGGTTAGAATTAAAAGATATAATGCATTCATTGCAAAAAATCAAAAATAAAAGTTATGGGATTTGTGAAATGTGCGATGATGAAATCGATATTCAAAGATTAAAAGTTAAGCCACACGCCAAATACTGTATCAACTGTAGGGAATTGCACGAAAAGTCCAAAAACAGGGGTGAAAGATGA
- a CDS encoding argininosuccinate synthase, with protein MANTNIKKVVLAYSGGLDTSVILKWLQDNYHCEVITFTADIGQGEEVEPAREKAQQLGIKPEHIFIEDLKEEFVRDYVFPMFRANTIYEGEYLLGTSIARPLIAKRLVEIAKQVGADAISHGATGKGNDQVRFELGAYALNPDIKIIAPWREWDLNSREKLLDYAQNSGIPIEKKGKKSPYSMDANLLHISYEGQILEDPAVEPQEDMWRWSVSPMNAPDTPEAISIEFKNGDPVSINGISLSPANLLDKLNKLGGKHGIGRLDLVENRYVGMKSRGCYETPGGTILLKAHRAIESICLDREEAHLKDELMPKYASLIYNGYWFSPERKALQALIDKTQENVAGKVTLKLYKGNVIITGRESKNSLFNQAYSTFEEDNVYNQKDAAGFIKLNALRFIIAGKAKK; from the coding sequence ATGGCAAATACAAATATTAAAAAAGTGGTTTTGGCATATTCAGGCGGGCTTGATACAAGCGTGATTCTAAAATGGCTTCAAGATAATTATCATTGCGAAGTCATCACTTTTACTGCCGACATCGGACAAGGCGAAGAAGTCGAACCTGCCCGAGAAAAAGCACAACAACTTGGCATTAAACCTGAACATATCTTCATAGAAGATCTAAAAGAAGAATTTGTACGCGACTACGTATTCCCAATGTTTCGTGCTAATACCATTTATGAGGGCGAATACCTTTTAGGAACAAGTATCGCACGCCCCTTAATCGCAAAAAGATTGGTCGAAATTGCCAAACAAGTCGGTGCAGATGCAATATCTCACGGGGCTACAGGCAAAGGAAACGATCAAGTTCGATTCGAACTTGGCGCCTATGCACTCAATCCTGATATTAAAATCATTGCCCCTTGGAGGGAATGGGATTTAAACTCAAGGGAAAAGCTTCTTGATTATGCCCAAAATTCAGGAATACCCATTGAAAAAAAAGGTAAAAAATCCCCGTATTCTATGGACGCTAATTTATTGCATATCTCTTATGAGGGGCAGATCCTTGAAGATCCTGCCGTTGAACCCCAAGAAGATATGTGGCGATGGAGCGTTTCTCCAATGAATGCTCCTGATACTCCTGAAGCCATCAGTATTGAATTTAAAAACGGCGATCCTGTGAGCATTAATGGTATTTCCTTAAGCCCAGCAAATCTCTTGGACAAACTCAATAAACTTGGAGGAAAACACGGGATTGGTAGATTGGATTTGGTAGAAAATCGCTATGTCGGTATGAAATCAAGAGGATGTTATGAGACTCCAGGCGGAACCATTTTACTCAAAGCCCACCGTGCTATCGAATCAATTTGCCTAGACCGAGAAGAAGCACATTTAAAAGATGAATTGATGCCAAAATATGCTTCATTGATTTATAATGGCTATTGGTTTTCTCCTGAGAGAAAAGCACTCCAAGCCCTCATAGATAAAACACAAGAAAATGTTGCAGGCAAAGTAACCCTCAAACTCTACAAAGGCAATGTTATCATCACTGGAAGAGAATCTAAAAATTCTTTGTTCAATCAAGCTTATAGCACCTTTGAAGAAGACAATGTTTATAATCAAAAAGATGCAGCAGGATTTATCAAACTCAATGCCTTGCGTTTCATCATCGCAGGAAAAGCTAAAAAATAG
- a CDS encoding RNA polymerase factor sigma-54, translating into MAQGARLRQNTSIKNKLSTTLKSWLPILQSNVFDMEETINEYAKENPYVTLQSSIVRDFSSKLKKPYPNSPAKNSISDKIESLSIYEKSLYETLADQLLPPLFPTQISVNIALDIIDNIDEEGYFEADEKERAQSLGIGLEEYQKVRQRFAYLEPKGVGAKNLIESFLFQLQDHSEISDDVYSLCVKIINDLSNHKNYSTLKDYLEAMKVIRTFKNPPALAFFQKDPFVIPDILVIEDGGEIQVRLNDEYYPSVIIEDIKVKTSGQYLKNKLKEARDLIDALDMRKQTIQKIGLMIVEYQYDFFKGGEIKPMKLKDIADEFGHAPSTISRAISNKYLECSRGILPIKSFFTTAIDGDTSNASIKDFISELIKNENQKKPLSDLKILRLIEEKFQLKMVRRTITKYRKQLNIASSSERKKLYEISVGT; encoded by the coding sequence ATGGCGCAAGGGGCTAGACTACGTCAGAATACAAGCATTAAAAATAAGCTTTCCACGACACTTAAAAGTTGGTTGCCTATTCTTCAAAGCAATGTTTTTGATATGGAAGAAACAATCAATGAATATGCTAAGGAAAATCCTTATGTCACTCTTCAAAGTTCAATTGTAAGAGATTTTAGTTCCAAACTTAAGAAACCCTATCCTAATTCTCCTGCAAAAAATTCTATCAGTGACAAAATAGAGTCTTTAAGTATTTATGAAAAGAGTCTTTATGAAACCCTTGCTGATCAGCTTCTGCCCCCACTTTTTCCGACTCAAATTTCTGTGAATATTGCTTTGGATATTATTGATAATATCGATGAAGAGGGGTATTTTGAAGCAGATGAGAAAGAACGCGCTCAGAGTTTGGGAATTGGGCTTGAAGAATATCAAAAAGTGAGGCAAAGATTTGCCTATCTTGAACCCAAAGGCGTAGGGGCAAAAAACCTCATTGAGTCATTTTTGTTCCAGCTCCAAGATCATTCAGAGATTTCTGATGATGTTTATTCTTTGTGCGTGAAAATCATCAATGATTTATCCAACCACAAAAACTATAGCACTTTAAAAGATTATTTAGAAGCGATGAAAGTGATTAGAACTTTTAAAAACCCTCCCGCTTTAGCTTTTTTTCAAAAAGATCCCTTTGTGATTCCTGATATTTTGGTGATTGAAGATGGTGGAGAAATACAAGTTCGGCTTAATGATGAGTATTATCCGAGTGTGATTATTGAAGATATTAAGGTTAAAACTTCTGGGCAATATTTAAAGAATAAATTGAAAGAAGCAAGAGATTTGATTGATGCTTTAGATATGCGCAAACAGACGATTCAAAAAATTGGCTTGATGATTGTGGAATATCAATATGATTTTTTCAAAGGCGGAGAAATCAAACCAATGAAGCTTAAAGATATTGCAGATGAATTCGGACACGCTCCAAGTACTATTTCACGAGCGATTTCAAACAAATATCTTGAATGTTCAAGGGGAATTTTGCCGATTAAAAGCTTTTTTACAACTGCAATTGATGGAGATACTTCAAATGCCTCTATCAAGGATTTTATCAGCGAACTCATTAAAAATGAAAATCAAAAAAAGCCTTTGAGTGATCTGAAAATCCTACGGCTTATTGAAGAAAAATTCCAGCTTAAAATGGTTCGAAGAACAATTACAAAATATCGAAAACAACTCAATATAGCAAGTTCAAGCGAAAGAAAAAAGCTTTATGAGATAAGTGTGGGAACGTGA
- the lptB gene encoding LPS export ABC transporter ATP-binding protein yields MNKLKAQNLSKQIKKTKIVYDVSIEVSSGEVVGLLGPNGAGKTTTFYMICGLLQPSGGKVFLNDIDLSGYPLHKRSNMGIGYLPQESSIFKELSVEDNLALAAETSFRNSKEAQNKIEQMLEAFNIAPIRHRKGISLSGGERRRVEIARALIKDPKFILLDEPFAGVDPIAVIDIQKIIEQLVSLNIGVLITDHNVRETLSVCHRAYVIKSGSLLASGNSEQIYENPLVRKYYLGENFKV; encoded by the coding sequence ATGAATAAGCTCAAAGCTCAAAATCTTAGCAAACAAATCAAAAAGACAAAAATTGTTTATGATGTTTCCATTGAGGTTTCAAGTGGGGAGGTTGTAGGTCTTTTAGGTCCCAATGGGGCGGGAAAAACGACTACTTTTTATATGATATGTGGGTTATTGCAACCTAGTGGGGGAAAAGTATTTCTTAATGATATTGATCTTTCAGGTTATCCTTTACACAAGCGTTCGAATATGGGAATCGGGTATTTGCCCCAAGAGTCGAGTATTTTTAAAGAATTGAGTGTGGAGGATAATTTGGCTTTGGCAGCAGAAACTTCTTTCAGGAATTCTAAGGAAGCTCAAAATAAAATCGAACAAATGCTTGAAGCCTTTAACATTGCTCCTATACGCCACCGCAAGGGGATATCTTTAAGCGGGGGTGAAAGAAGAAGAGTAGAGATTGCTAGGGCTTTAATCAAAGATCCTAAGTTTATTTTGCTTGATGAGCCTTTTGCTGGCGTTGATCCCATTGCAGTCATTGATATTCAAAAGATTATTGAGCAATTAGTGTCTTTAAATATTGGTGTGCTCATCACTGATCATAATGTCAGAGAAACGCTCTCAGTCTGCCATCGGGCTTATGTCATCAAAAGCGGGTCATTGCTTGCAAGCGGGAATAGCGAACAGATTTATGAAAATCCTTTGGTGAGAAAATATTATTTGGGCGAAAACTTTAAGGTATAA
- the tsaE gene encoding tRNA (adenosine(37)-N6)-threonylcarbamoyltransferase complex ATPase subunit type 1 TsaE, whose translation MKEICADLENIFIVTKYLKEIALNANKVFLLRGDLASGKTSLVRTYSESIYPNEMVTSPTFSVMHQYGDIYHYDLYNRTLKDLLALGLLEWLENEGTHFVEWGDETLEVLLRENGYDVCVIELYKRENDRIYRIFNE comes from the coding sequence GTGAAAGAAATTTGTGCTGATCTTGAGAATATTTTTATTGTCACCAAATATTTGAAAGAGATTGCTTTAAATGCTAATAAAGTTTTTTTATTGCGGGGTGATTTGGCGAGTGGTAAAACAAGTCTTGTACGTACTTATAGTGAGTCGATTTATCCCAATGAGATGGTGACTTCCCCTACTTTTAGTGTGATGCATCAATATGGCGATATTTATCATTATGATCTCTATAATCGAACTTTGAAAGATTTGCTTGCTTTGGGGCTTTTGGAGTGGCTTGAAAATGAGGGGACGCATTTTGTGGAATGGGGAGATGAGACTTTAGAAGTGTTGCTTAGAGAAAATGGGTATGATGTTTGTGTGATTGAATTGTATAAGCGTGAAAATGATCGAATTTATAGGATTTTTAATGAATAA
- a CDS encoding DNA polymerase III subunit gamma/tau, with product MALALALKYRPTQFSDLIGQESVSQTLSLALDHSRISHAYLFSGLRGSGKTSSARIFSRALQCEKGPTSTPCGECDNCKAALENRHLDIIEMDAASSRKIDDIRDLIEQTKYRPSYGRYKIFIIDEVHMLTKEAFNALLKTLEEPPDYVKFILATTDPLKLPATILSRTQHFRFKKIPHKAVVAHIANILDKESVSYEPEALEIIARSGSGSLRDTLTIADQAINFCNKHITTAKITEMLGVVDPYTLREFFNSIFQSDEAKLEEILSLLEEYECEMIVDEMTLFLKEALRSKDKDFPVVLVDRFLRILTESKFLLNLNSEGSFVLLLMSLKMREAMKVRDIDSMIRELESNLFSSQGLVSQPLVSSPKNISSPKPEESALSCGKTALRENLFESLIVKIYDRNKRLGEIFEKNIAFVSFENSVLSWKSKASGEERTMLVQNYSHIKMMVQEIYGVLTKINSIQDVQEDPVFLENQSENIPIQEKPILEQKVSRDQNFEAEFQKKTDEVSQKPVLKAPHEIFLEENKELVENIKVHLGATKMIILEDEKKDL from the coding sequence ATGGCTCTTGCTTTGGCATTGAAATATCGTCCGACTCAATTCAGCGATCTCATCGGACAAGAGAGCGTTTCTCAGACGCTATCTTTAGCGCTTGATCATTCGCGTATTTCTCACGCATATCTTTTTAGCGGACTTCGTGGGAGCGGGAAGACGAGTTCGGCAAGAATTTTCTCACGCGCACTTCAATGCGAAAAGGGTCCTACAAGCACACCGTGTGGCGAGTGTGATAATTGCAAAGCCGCACTTGAAAATCGCCATCTTGATATTATTGAGATGGATGCGGCTTCTAGCAGAAAGATTGATGATATCAGAGATCTGATTGAACAAACTAAATATCGTCCTAGCTACGGGAGATATAAGATCTTTATCATTGATGAAGTCCATATGCTCACAAAAGAAGCTTTTAATGCGCTTTTAAAGACACTTGAGGAGCCGCCTGATTATGTAAAGTTTATCTTGGCAACCACTGATCCTCTCAAACTCCCTGCGACTATTTTGAGTAGAACACAACACTTCAGATTTAAAAAGATTCCTCATAAAGCCGTTGTTGCCCATATTGCCAATATTTTAGATAAAGAAAGCGTTAGTTATGAGCCAGAGGCTTTGGAAATTATTGCTAGAAGCGGTTCGGGAAGTTTGAGAGATACGCTTACCATTGCTGATCAAGCGATTAATTTTTGCAATAAACATATTACGACTGCTAAAATCACTGAAATGTTAGGGGTGGTCGATCCTTATACGCTTAGGGAGTTTTTTAACTCGATTTTTCAATCTGATGAAGCAAAGCTTGAAGAAATCTTATCTTTGTTGGAAGAATATGAATGCGAGATGATTGTTGATGAAATGACATTGTTTTTAAAAGAGGCTTTACGTTCCAAAGATAAAGATTTTCCGGTTGTTCTTGTTGATAGGTTTTTGCGTATTTTGACTGAAAGTAAGTTTTTACTCAATCTGAATTCTGAAGGAAGTTTTGTTTTATTGCTAATGAGTTTGAAAATGCGAGAAGCGATGAAAGTCAGAGATATTGATTCAATGATTAGAGAGTTGGAATCCAATCTTTTTTCATCTCAAGGGTTAGTGTCCCAGCCTTTGGTTTCAAGTCCAAAAAATATTTCTTCTCCAAAACCTGAAGAGAGTGCCTTATCTTGTGGTAAAACTGCTTTGAGAGAGAACTTATTTGAATCTTTGATTGTTAAAATCTATGATCGCAACAAAAGACTTGGGGAGATTTTTGAAAAAAATATTGCTTTTGTATCTTTTGAAAATTCTGTTTTAAGTTGGAAATCTAAGGCTAGTGGCGAAGAACGGACAATGCTTGTGCAAAATTATTCCCATATTAAAATGATGGTTCAAGAAATTTATGGGGTTTTGACTAAAATCAATTCGATTCAAGACGTTCAAGAAGATCCCGTTTTTTTGGAAAATCAATCTGAAAATATTCCCATTCAAGAAAAACCTATTCTTGAGCAAAAAGTTTCACGAGATCAAAATTTTGAGGCAGAATTTCAGAAAAAGACCGATGAGGTTTCTCAAAAACCTGTCTTAAAAGCCCCACACGAAATTTTTTTAGAAGAAAATAAGGAGCTTGTCGAAAATATTAAAGTCCATTTAGGGGCAACGAAGATGATAATTTTAGAGGATGAAAAGAAGGATTTGTGA
- the ggt gene encoding gamma-glutamyltransferase yields the protein MKKFFAQSLAFIFFIGFLQILSAAAYPPIKDTTTGLAISSNELANKIGKDVLNKGGNAIDAAVAVGYALAVVHPAAGNIGGGGFAVIHLANGENITLDFREKAPLKATKDMYLDKKGNVIPEASTIGYLAAGVPGTVAGMSAMLEKYGTKKLSELIAPAIELAQKGFVITQRQGETMAEAKKDFSKFASSKKYFLKKDGSSYKEGDIFVQKDLGKTLELIQKEGSKAFYHGKIADLIVKDMAKNGGIISKEDLANYNVVWRKPVIGNYRGYEIVSMAPPSSGGTHIIEILNVMENADIGALGFGSSKTIHIMAEAMRQAYADRSVFMGDPDFIKVPVAKLIDKAYAKKIYQNILPNAATPSSKINPGLGQIHEGHNTTHYSVADKWGNAVSVTYTINASYGSAAAVDGAGFLLNNEMDDFSIKPGTPNLYGLVGGDANAIEPNKRPLSSMSPTIVLKDGKLFMVVGSPGGARIITTVLQVISNVIDHKMDISEAIEAPRFHMQWLPDEIRIEKYGMVQDVKDNLKKMGYQIVTKPVMGDVNAIVIDPKTHIMYGSGDPRKEF from the coding sequence ATGAAAAAATTTTTCGCTCAATCTCTAGCGTTCATATTTTTTATAGGTTTTCTTCAAATATTAAGTGCAGCTGCTTACCCGCCGATAAAAGACACAACCACAGGACTTGCCATTTCCAGCAATGAATTGGCAAATAAAATCGGTAAAGATGTCCTCAATAAAGGCGGTAATGCAATTGATGCTGCTGTCGCTGTGGGATATGCACTCGCAGTTGTCCATCCTGCAGCAGGCAATATAGGTGGAGGCGGATTTGCCGTGATTCACTTGGCAAATGGGGAAAATATCACGCTTGATTTTAGAGAAAAAGCCCCTCTGAAAGCCACAAAAGATATGTACTTGGATAAAAAAGGCAATGTCATCCCTGAGGCAAGCACAATCGGATATCTTGCTGCTGGAGTTCCTGGAACCGTCGCAGGAATGAGTGCAATGCTTGAAAAATATGGTACAAAAAAACTTTCTGAGCTTATCGCACCCGCCATTGAACTTGCTCAAAAAGGTTTTGTCATTACCCAAAGACAAGGGGAGACAATGGCTGAAGCCAAAAAAGATTTTTCAAAATTTGCCTCAAGCAAAAAATATTTTCTCAAAAAAGATGGTAGTTCTTATAAAGAAGGCGACATATTTGTTCAAAAAGACTTAGGCAAAACATTAGAACTTATCCAAAAAGAGGGGTCAAAAGCTTTTTATCACGGCAAAATAGCTGATCTTATAGTCAAAGATATGGCAAAAAATGGCGGGATTATTAGCAAAGAAGACTTGGCAAACTATAATGTAGTCTGGAGAAAGCCTGTGATTGGCAACTATAGAGGCTATGAAATCGTATCAATGGCTCCACCTAGTTCTGGCGGAACCCACATCATTGAGATCCTTAACGTGATGGAAAATGCTGACATCGGAGCGCTTGGCTTTGGATCAAGCAAAACTATCCATATTATGGCTGAAGCAATGAGACAAGCTTATGCAGATAGATCAGTTTTTATGGGGGATCCTGATTTTATAAAAGTCCCTGTTGCAAAACTCATAGACAAAGCCTATGCAAAAAAGATTTATCAAAATATTTTGCCTAATGCTGCTACCCCAAGTTCCAAAATCAACCCAGGTTTAGGGCAAATCCACGAAGGACATAATACAACCCATTATTCTGTAGCCGACAAATGGGGAAATGCTGTCAGTGTTACCTATACCATCAATGCTTCTTATGGCAGTGCCGCCGCAGTTGATGGAGCTGGATTTTTACTCAATAACGAGATGGATGATTTTTCTATCAAACCTGGAACGCCCAATCTCTATGGTCTTGTAGGGGGAGATGCCAATGCGATAGAACCGAACAAAAGACCTCTAAGCTCTATGTCTCCAACTATTGTCCTTAAAGACGGAAAACTCTTTATGGTAGTGGGGAGTCCTGGAGGCGCAAGGATCATTACAACCGTTTTACAAGTCATTAGCAATGTGATTGATCATAAAATGGATATTTCTGAAGCCATAGAAGCTCCTAGATTTCATATGCAATGGCTTCCAGATGAAATCAGGATTGAAAAATACGGGATGGTTCAAGATGTCAAAGATAATCTCAAAAAAATGGGATATCAAATCGTTACAAAACCCGTGATGGGAGATGTCAATGCAATTGTTATTGATCCCAAAACCCATATTATGTATGGTTCGGGTGATCCTAGAAAAGAGTTTTAA
- a CDS encoding outer membrane protein, with amino-acid sequence MIKNFFCYGGGVLMALAMPLCAENSGLFLGVSYQIGSASFFQESKTQVQGISETTSNKVETTKPEDGAGIKLGYKQFFGNSKWFGLRYYAFLDYGYADFGTLKGKDRHSHMFNYGVGADTLWQVFDFPNISFGFFCGGSVGADSWIGNGNYTNFQALVDAGLRTNLYKHHGFEVGVKVPFSQNKNFKTTKNSSYANTIEENRTNVRYNSSFYASYFYTF; translated from the coding sequence TTGGCCATGCCCCTTTGTGCCGAAAATAGCGGTTTATTTTTGGGAGTGAGTTATCAAATTGGCTCAGCAAGCTTTTTTCAAGAGAGCAAAACGCAAGTTCAAGGCATTTCTGAAACCACTTCCAATAAAGTGGAAACAACCAAGCCCGAAGATGGTGCAGGTATCAAGCTTGGATACAAACAATTTTTTGGAAATTCTAAATGGTTTGGTCTGCGTTATTATGCTTTTTTGGATTATGGGTATGCTGATTTTGGTACTTTAAAAGGTAAGGATCGCCATAGTCATATGTTTAATTATGGTGTGGGGGCTGATACGCTTTGGCAAGTATTTGATTTTCCAAATATTAGTTTTGGATTTTTTTGTGGCGGGAGTGTGGGAGCTGATAGCTGGATAGGGAATGGTAATTATACGAATTTTCAAGCTTTGGTTGATGCAGGATTGCGAACCAATCTCTACAAACACCACGGCTTTGAAGTTGGCGTGAAAGTTCCCTTTTCTCAAAATAAAAATTTCAAAACGACAAAAAATTCTTCCTATGCGAATACAATAGAAGAAAACAGAACCAATGTCCGCTACAATTCTTCATTTTATGCCAGTTATTTTTATACGTTTTAA